One Ictalurus furcatus strain D&B chromosome 21, Billie_1.0, whole genome shotgun sequence genomic region harbors:
- the isy1 gene encoding pre-mRNA-splicing factor ISY1 homolog yields MARNAEKAMTALARFRQAQLEEGKVKERRPYLASECNELPKAEKWRRQIISEISKKVAQIQNAGLGEFKIRDMNDEINKLLREKGHWEVRIKELGGPDYARIGPKMLDHEGKEVPGNRGYKYFGAAKELPGVRELFEKEPVPPPRKTRGELMKDIDAEYYGYRDEDDGVLVPLEQEYEKQAIAEAVEKWKAEKEARLAGGGGAKEVEEEEEYIYAVKDDESDDEMRDPMEGEDGAQTFIAHVPVPSQKEIEEALVRRKKMELLQKYASESLMAQSEEAKALLGL; encoded by the exons ATG gCTCGAAACGCAGAAAAGGCCAT GACGGCCTTGGCCAGGTTTCGTCAAGCTCAACTAGAAGAAGGGAAAGTGAAG GAGAGACGGCCATATCTTGCCTCAGAATGCAACGAATTGCCTAAAGCAGAGAAGTGGAGACGACAG ATCATCAGTGAGATTTCAAAGAAGGTGGCACAAATTCAGAACG CTGGATTAGGGGAATTCAAGATCCGAGACATGAATGATGAAATTAACAAGCTTCTCCGTGAGAAGGGCCACTGGGAGGTTCGAATCAAAGAACTGGGAGGCCCTGACTATGCA AGAATCGGGCCAAAGATGCTGGATCACGAGGGCAAAGAAGTGCCAGGAAACAGAGGCTACAAATATTTTGGTGCCGCAAAAGAACTACCTGGAGTCAGAGAGCTATTTGAAAAAGAAC CTGTACCACCACCCAGAAAAACAAGGGGTGAGCTAATGAAGGACATCGATGCTGAGTATTATGGCTACCGAGATGAGGACGACGGTGTGTTAGTGCCCTTGGAACAAGAATATGAGAAACAAG caaTAGCAGAGGCTGTTGAGAAGTGGAAAGCAGAAAAAGAGGCTCGTTTGGCTGGGGGTGGAGGGGCGAAGGAGgtggaagaagaggaggaataCATATATGCTGTCAAAGATGATGAG tcTGATGATGAGATGAGGGATCCGATGGAGGGGGAGGATGGAGCACAAACGTTTATTGCTCATGTACCTGTGCCATCACAGAAAGAG ATTGAAGAAGCCTTGGTCAGAAGAAAGAAGATGGAGCTGCTCCAGAAGTACGCCAGCGAGAGCTTAATGGCACAAAGTGAAGAAGCTAAAGCGCTGCTCGGCTTGTAA